CAGAGAGGCTCCTTGAGAGGCTTTGAGATGACCAAGGTCCTCTTCCGCACCTACGGTCATCCAACGCACATCGTGGGCGGAGGACAGACGGACATCGAGTTCCCGGGAGTCACCGTGAAGGACCTCCTCGATCAGTTGGTGAGGACCTTTGGCGATCCCATGAGAAACATCCTCTACCCCAAGGATGACAAGTTTTCGGACATGCTCTATGTCCTGATCAATGGAAAGAACATGACCTATCTCGATGGCCTGTCCTCCAGGCTCCAGGACGGCGATGTGGTCGCCGTGCTCCCGATGACGGCCGGGGGTTAAGTTCCGTGGCAGCTACCCAGCATGACAATAATATACTACCATGAATGATAATAATATAATATCATTCAAATAGTAGTCTCTCCAATAATAATATGCACGAGTTCTGTCAACTGGGATGGGGGGAGTTGACATGAGAGATACCGAGATAGCTCAGGCCAAAACGGCCGCTCGCCTGCTCAGTGGGTACCTGGACGATATAGAGCCCAGGCCTTCGCATAAGGATTCGGAGCCTACCTTCTCCAGCGGCATGGCCGTCAGTGGAACCCGCAGGGTCCCTGAACATGCTTGAAACATGTCCAGTGGGCCCCATAATAGGATCTATTTAGTCATAGCCAGATTATTAATTTAATAATCAATTCTCGATTTATAATAAGTGTGATATAACCTCTATATCCGCCTACATCGTTACTATTTCTTGGTCAAGTGAATTTGAACGGGCCGCATAGCTTTGCTAGGTGGTGATGGGATGGGAAGGTTCAAATTTTTCAAGGCTAGGAACTACAAGGATTATTGGATCATTAACGAGCTTGTCGAGCAGTGCAACGAAGAGGGCAAGGACGGCAGGTTCCGCTGGTGCTACGCTCCCCGGGAGCACGTCAACCTGCCATATATCGAGCCGGGGACACAGGCCAAGCTGATCATTACCAAGGATAAGGTACCGAGGATAGTGGGCTTTTACTCCTACGACTCCGACGATCGAAGGTTGGACGTCCTCTATGTCGTGCCCAAGATGAGAGGACATCACATTGCACTGGATATTGTGGACGACTTCCTGCGGATCCCCCCGCGGGACAAGCAGGCGAAGGTTCTCAACCCCTGCCGGGCGGTGCGCAAGATGCTCAACAAGCACTATCCCGGTCGCTTCGAGGCTGTCGTGACCAGAGGGAGAGAGTTCATCACGATCCACTACGAGGAGGAGGACCTTGTAGGATATATGGGATAAAAAAGGGGAAAAAGGAGAAAGGAAGGTTTAGGTGTCGAAGTACAGATAGAACTCCGAGGGGTGCGGGCGTAGCCGTATGTAGTCGTTCTCCTTGAGGCGCTTGTAAGCGATCCACTCCTCCACGAAATCCTTGGTGAAGACGTTACCCCGCAGCAGGAAATCATGGTCCGATTCCAGGTTATCCAGGGACTTCTCCAGGGAGCCAGGGACCTGCTTAATGAGGGCCTGCTCCTCCTTGGGCAGCTCGAACATGTCCGTGTCGTGGGGGGAACCGGGATCTATCTTGTTCTTTATGCCGTCAAGACCTGCCATGAGCATTGCGGAGAAGGCCAGGTAGGGGTTGGACGTGCAGTCTGGGGGCCTGTACTCGATCCTCTTGGACTTGGGGCTCTTGGAGTACATGGGTATCCTGACCGCTGCGGACCGGTTCCTCTGCGAGTACACGAGGTTGACGGGCGCTTCGTACCCAGGGACCAGCCGGCGATATGAGTTGGTGGAGGGGTTGGTCAGGGCCAGCAGCGAGGGGGAGTGCTCGAGTATGCCCCCGATGTAGTAGAGGGCCTCCTGGGACAGGAGGGCGTAGCCCTTCTCATCGAAGAACACGTTATTACCACCCTTTGACAGGCTCTGGTGGGTGTGCATGCCGGTACCATTGTCACCGAACAGGGGTTTGGGCATGAAGGTGACGGTCTTGCCGAGCTGGGCCGCGGTGTTCTTCAGGACATACTTGTAGAGCATGACCTGGTCGGCCATCTTCGTCAGGGTCTGGAACCGCATGCCGATCTCGCCCTGGCCAGCGGTGGCGACCTCGTGGTGATGTAGCTCGCACTCGATCCCCACGTCCATGAGGTTCATGACAGCCTGGGACCGGAAGTCCTGCAGCGAGTCGGTGGGCGGGACGGGGAAGTAACCCTCCTTGTTCTTGGGGCGATGGCCGAGGTTGATCCCGTTGACGTTGTTGCCAGAGTTCCATATACCCTCGTTCGAATCTATGTAGTAGAAACCGCAGTGCTGGTTCTGTTCGAAGCGGATGGAGTCGAAGACGAAGAACTCCAGCTCCGGGCCGAAATACGCGGTGTCGGCGATCCCACTGTCACTTAGGTACTCCTCGGCCTTCTGGGCTATGTACCGAGGATCCTTCCCATACCTGTTCCCGTTGATGGGCTCACGAACGTTGCAGAAGACCGAGAGCGTCGGTATCCTGCATGCGGGGTCCAGGAAAGCGGTGTTCATATCAGGGACAAGGAGCATGTCGCTCTCATCTATGTGGGCGAACCCCCGGATGGAGGAAGCATCGAAACCCACACCGTCCTGGAGCAGGTCCTCGGACATCCTTCCCGCGGGATAGGTGATGTGCTG
Above is a window of Methanomassiliicoccus sp. DNA encoding:
- a CDS encoding MoaD/ThiS family protein, whose amino-acid sequence is MTKVLFRTYGHPTHIVGGGQTDIEFPGVTVKDLLDQLVRTFGDPMRNILYPKDDKFSDMLYVLINGKNMTYLDGLSSRLQDGDVVAVLPMTAGG
- the glnA gene encoding type I glutamate--ammonia ligase gives rise to the protein MSKAEAMDMCTSGKVGMVDFKFTDVPGTLQHITYPAGRMSEDLLQDGVGFDASSIRGFAHIDESDMLLVPDMNTAFLDPACRIPTLSVFCNVREPINGNRYGKDPRYIAQKAEEYLSDSGIADTAYFGPELEFFVFDSIRFEQNQHCGFYYIDSNEGIWNSGNNVNGINLGHRPKNKEGYFPVPPTDSLQDFRSQAVMNLMDVGIECELHHHEVATAGQGEIGMRFQTLTKMADQVMLYKYVLKNTAAQLGKTVTFMPKPLFGDNGTGMHTHQSLSKGGNNVFFDEKGYALLSQEALYYIGGILEHSPSLLALTNPSTNSYRRLVPGYEAPVNLVYSQRNRSAAVRIPMYSKSPKSKRIEYRPPDCTSNPYLAFSAMLMAGLDGIKNKIDPGSPHDTDMFELPKEEQALIKQVPGSLEKSLDNLESDHDFLLRGNVFTKDFVEEWIAYKRLKENDYIRLRPHPSEFYLYFDT